The proteins below are encoded in one region of Brassica napus cultivar Da-Ae chromosome A6, Da-Ae, whole genome shotgun sequence:
- the LOC106424144 gene encoding uncharacterized protein LOC106424144 translates to MGIDLKDVKPSSRTLTGFNGSSEVILGTIRLSVQAEGVTRMVKFSVVSTKAPYHVILGTPWLYSMRAIASTYHQCIKFPGVDGMVKTRSQSLVNSVSPPISKVCPQKEEVLEVPVDESDPSKVLRVGAYLSDEMQRTILDFLKQNLSTFAWSMSDMQGIVPSVTTHEVNVDPNIKPIRQKRRKLGPERSKAVVEEVERLLSAGSITEVRYLEWLANPVVVKKKNGKWRMCVDFTDLNKACPKDSYPLPNIDRLVEST, encoded by the exons ATGGGTATCGACTTAAAAGACGTGAAACCATCTTCCAGAACTCTCACCGGCTTCAACGGCTCCTCCGAAGTAATACTGGGAACTATCCGGCTCTCAGTACAAGCAGAGGGAGTAACTCGGATGGTCAAATTCTCGGTGGTCAGTACCAAGGCTCCCTATCACGTGATACTAGGTACCCCATGGCTGTACTCTATGCGAGCAATTGCATCTACATACCATCAATGTATTAAATTCCCGGGAGTGGACGGGATGGTTAAGACA CGTTCGCAGTCACTAGTCAACTCGGTTTCCCCTCCAATAAGTAAGGTCTGCCCACAAAAGGAAGAAGTGCTCGAAGTCCCTGTCGACGAGTCAGACCCAAGCAAAGTACTACGAGTAGGCGCCTACTTATCAGACGAGATGCAGCGTACTATCCTGGATTTCCTGAAGCAGAACTTATCTACCTTTGCATGGTCAATGTCCGACATGCAGGGGATCGTCCCTTCCGTCACGACTCACGAGGTTAACGTGGATCCAAATATCAAGCCCATCCGACAGAAGAGACGAAAATTGGGCCCCGAGAGATCCAAAGCAGTCGTCGAGGAAGTCGAGCGTTTACTCAGCGCGGGCTCGATAACGGAAGTCCGTTACCTGGAATGGCTCGCCAACCCAGTGGTCGTCAAGAAGAAAAACGGCAAGTGGCGTATGTGCGTCGACTTTACCGATCTCAACAAAGCCTGTCCAAAGGACAGCTATCCGCTTCCGAATATCGACAGACTCGTTGAGTcaacttaa
- the LOC106373022 gene encoding uncharacterized protein LOC106373022, which yields MGSEEDDETFVRRNKLLQEAITKQVMEAMVKLLEEKYDQRPNDGQGQASGQIREQRRNRQGQREHAGSEETDNFYERSSHSSGSRHSSRRSRHDHEGRRYRRNELSGLKLKIPPFHGKADPDAYLEWEKKIELVFNCQHYSETKKIQVAATEFNDYALSWWDQLVTNKRRNGEFPIETWAEMKAVMRKRFVPSHYHRDLHQKLRLLTQGSKSVEEYFQEIELLMLRACVSEDSEATMARFLGGLNREIQDRVEMQHYLEIEEMLHKAILVEQQVKRRSYARGSYGSSRYQTSKKDKPSYQKESKPQPKEEPKSSSIYNKDKGKVEATSSRARDVKCFKCQGRGHYANECTNKRVMILLENGEFESEDEKLKTDQELSEAEYEEEPVQGRLLVARRTLSLQNKTEEQEQRENLFYTRCLVQGKVCSLIIDGGSCVNVASETMVKKLGLKTQKHPKPYRLQWLNEEGEMRVSTQVSIPLSIGRYEDDILCDVIPMEASHILLGRPWQFDRREYQDVFPEDNPIGLPPIRGIEHQIDFVPGATLPNRPAYRTNPVETKELQRQVEELMEKGHIRESMSPCAVPVLLVPKKDGSWRFVVIADGVKVDQEKVRAIQEWPIPKTISEVRSFHGLAGFYRRFVKNFSTIAAPLTEVIKKEVGFKWGEAQETAFQCLKEKLTHAPLLILPDFNKTFEIECDASGIGVGAVLMQEKRPIAYFSEKLGGATLNYATYDKELYALVRALQTWQHYLWPKEFVIHTDHESLKYLKGQNKLSKRHARWVEFIETFPYVIKYKQGKENIVADALSRRHDGFLFYDNRLCVPNCSLRDLFVRESHGGSLMGHFGIAKTLKTLQDHFFWPRMKSDVEKLCERCATCKQAKSKVQSHGLYTPLPIPYHPWNDISMDFIVGLPRTRTGKDSIFVVVDRFSKMAHFIACHKTDDALHVANLFFKEIVRLHGMPRTIVSDRDTKFLSYFWKTLWSKLGTKLLFSTTCHPQTDGQTEVVNRTLGTLLRAFIKKNLKSWEDYLPHCEFAYNHAVHSASKFSPFEIVYGFNPTSPLDLIPLPEFWVHLRKERFPNERKSKLMPRIDGPFEIIKKISNNAYKIDLQDEPDLRSNPFQEGGDDMIMDQPADGDRDGEFKDEPAEEDEVLTIPKGPITRARARKLKEAIGGLIRKSLE from the exons ATGGGAtctgaggaggatgatgaaacctttgtgaGAAGGAATAAGTTGTtacaagaagcaatcaccaaacaagtgatggaagcgatggtAAAGTTGCTGGAAGAAaagtatgatcagagaccgAATGATGGGCAGGGACAAGCATCTGGCCAGATACGTgagcaaagaagaaacagacaaggccagcgtgagcatgctggatcagaagaaactgataacttctatgagagaagtagccatagctccggCTCGAGACatagcagtagaagatctcgacATGATCATGAGGGCCGAAGGTatagacgcaatgagctatcaggattgaagcttaagatccctcctttccatggcaaagctgatccagatgcctatcttgagtgggaaaagaagatagaactcgttttcaactgtcagcattactcagagactaagaagattcaagtggctgctaccgagttcaatgattatgctttgagctggtgggatcagttggttacaaacaagaggcgcaatggtgaatttcccattgaaacatgggcagagatgaaagctgtgatgcgcaagaggtttgtaccaagtCATTATCATCGTGATCTTCACCAAAAGCTGAGACTGCTTacacaaggatcaaagtctgtagaggaatactttcaagagataGAATTGCTTATGCTgagagcttgtgtatctgaggacagtgaagctactatggcacgttttcttggtggactcaaccgtgagatacaagacagagtggagatgcaacactacttggagatagaggagatgctacacaaagctatcttggtggagcagcaagttaagagaagaagttatgcgcgtggcagctatggttccagtagataccagacctctaagAAAGATAAACCAAGCTATCAGaaggagagcaagccacagccaaaagaagaacctaagtctagtagcatctacaacaaagataagggtaaagtggaggctacaagctcgcgtgcaagagatgtgaagtgttttaagtgccaagggcgtgggcactatgctaacgagtgtactaacaagagagttatgattcttctggagaatggagagtttgaatCTGAAGATGAGAAACTAAAGACTGATCAAGAACTATCAGAAGCTGAGTATGAGGAAGAACCAGTTCAAGGTAGACTTTTGGTTGCAAGAAGAACTCTCAGTTTGCAAAACAAAACTGAggagcaagaacaaagagagaacttgttctacacacgttgtctggtgcaaggaaaggtctgcagCCTGATCATCGACGGTGGAAGCTGTGTTAATGTTGCTAGCGAGACAATGGTaaagaagcttggtttgaaaACTCAAAAGCATCCTAAACCTTACCGGCTGCAGTGGCTTAATGAAGAAGGCGAGATGAGGGTATCTACTCAGGTTTCTATACCCTTGTCCATTGGGAGGTATGAAGATGACATTCTCTGTGATGTGATACCCATGGAAGCCAGCCACATATTACTGGGaaggccttggcagtttgatAGGCGT gaataccaGGATGTATTTCCAGAAGATAATCCCATTGGTTTGCCACCTATTCGtgggattgagcatcagattgattttgtaccaggagctactCTTCCCAACAGACCAGCATACAGGACTAATCCGGTGGAAACCAAGGAGCTACAAAGACAGGTTGAGGAACTAATGGAGAAAGGCCATATCCGTGAGAGTATGAGCCCATGTGCTGTGCCTGTGCTccttgtgcctaagaaagatgggagctggc gctttgttgtgattgcagatggagtaaaggtggatcaggagaaggtgagagcaattcaagaatggccaattcctaaGACTATAAGTGAAGTGAGGAGCTTCCACGGGCTTGCTGGTTTCTACAGGCGGTTTGTTAAAAACTTTAGCACTATAGCAGCTCCCTTGACTGAAGTGATAAAGAAAGAagtcggattcaagtggggagaagcacaagagacTGCCTTCCAAtgccttaaagagaagcttactcacgCCCCTCTTCTGATACTTccagattttaataaaacctttgagattgaatgtgatgcttctggtaTTGGAGTGGGTGCTGTTTTGATGCAGGAAAAGAGACCCatagcttacttcagtgagaagcttggaggcgccactctcaactatgcaacttatgataaggaattgtatgccttggtgagagctttgcagacttggcagcactacttgtggcccaaggagtttgtgatacacactgatcatgagtccctcaagtacttgaaaggacagaacaagctcagcaagagacacgcaagatgggtagaattcatagaaacctttccttatgtcatcaagtacaaacaaggtaaagaaaatatagttgctgatgcactatctcgaag acatgatggattcctcttttatgataatagactgtgtgtgcctaattgctctttgagagatttgtttgttagggaatctcatggaggaagtctcatgggtcactttggtattgcaaagactcttaaaactttgcaggatcatttcttttggcctcggatgaaaagtgatgtggagaaactatgtgagagatgtgcaacttgcaagcaagctaagtctaaggttcagtctcacggtttgtatactcctctccctattccttatcatccttggaatgacatatctatggatttcattgttggattgcctagaactaggactgggaaggattctatctttgttgttgttgacaggttctcaaaaatggcacattttatagcatgtcacaaaactgatgatgcattacatgtagctaatctgttctttaaggagattgtgcgtttacatggcatgcctaggaccatagtttctgatagagatactaagtttcttagttatttttggaaaactctttggtctaagctaggcactaagttgttgttctccactacttgtcatccgcaaactgatggacagactgaagtagttaatagaactctaggaacactcttgcgtgcattcattaaaaagaatctgaaatcttgggaagactatctgccacattgtgaatttgcatataatcatgctgtgcattctgcttctaagttttcaccctttgaaatcgtttatgggttcaatcccacctctcctttggatttaattcctttacctgagt tttgggttcatttgagaaaagagaggtttcctaatgagaggaagtcaaagcttatgccgagaattgatggaccttttgagatcataaagaagatcagcaacaatgcctacaagattgatctccaag atgaacctgatttgaggtcaaatccttttcaagagggaggggatgatatgatcatggaccagccagctgatggagatagagatggagaGTTTAaagatgaaccagctgaagaagatgaggtcttaaccattcctaaaggtcccataactcgagccagagctaggaaactcaaagaagctattggaggactaatcaggaagtccttggag
- the LOC111199952 gene encoding uncharacterized protein LOC111199952 encodes MRQMPTTCSEHPQPNRATANFRSSLSIHAMGDGYHRTNAEFPQRCFVLVLTDYFTKWIEAEAFAQVTEKEVRSFVWKNIICRHGLPYEIVTDNGSQFISGNFKDFCNKWNIRLSPSRPRYPQGNEQAESSNKIIIDGLKKRLDLKKGHCNTPEPS; translated from the coding sequence ATGCGACAAATGCCAACGACATGCTCCGAGCATCCACAGCCCAACCGAGCTACTGCGAACTTCCGCAGCTCCTTATCCATTCATGCGATGGGGGATGGATATCATCGAACCAATGCCGAATTCCCGCAACGTTGCTTCGTGTTGGTATTAACCGACTACTTCACCAAGTGGATCGAAGCAGAAGCCTTCGCGCAGGTTACAGAGAAGGAAGTCCGCAGCTTTGTTTGGAAAAACATTATCTGTCGTCACGGCCTACCGTACGAGATTGTGACGGACAATGGATCCCAGTTTATATCTGGAAACTTCAAAGATTTCTGTAACAAGTGGAACATCCGACTAAGCCCCTCGAGACCAAGGTACCCTCAAGGAAACGAACAAGCGGAGTCCTCAAATAAGATCATCATCGACGGACTCAAGAAGCGTCTTGATCTCAAGAAGGGacactgtaacacccccgaaccgtcctag